The genomic stretch TCTATGGAGGCATCATGTTCACAGGCCTCATAGAAGAAATCGGCCAGATCGCTGATATTTCTCAGACCGACGGCAAATATACGTTGGCGATCAGCGCCAACACGGTTCTGCAAGATGTGGCTATTGGTGACTCAATCGCTGTCAACGGCGTCTGCCTCACCGTTACACGTCACACTCATGAGCTTTTCACAGTCGACGCCGTGCCGGAAACGCTGGCCCGCACAAATCTTGGAGATCTTGTGACGGGCGGACGGGTCAACCTGGAGCGCTCCGCGACACCGGATACCCGACTGGGCGGTCACTATGTTCAGGGGCATGTAGATACGACAGGGGTGATAGACAGCTTTCGTCAGGACAGTGAAGCAATCTGGGTGACGATAAAGACTGACCCGGCAGTGATGAAGTACATTGTCACCAAGGGCTATATCACCATTGATGGCACAAGCCTGACAGTCGTCGATGTTGGCCCTGACTGGTTCAACATTACGCTTATTCCGCACACACAGGAACACATTACCCTGCCTGGCAAATCTGCTGGAGACCGGGTCAATCTCGAAACAGATATTATCGCCAAGTATGTCGAGAAACTGCTTGGCACAGCAATGCCAATTCAAGCGCAAGGAGACCACCATGCCATTAGCTAATCTGGAAGACGCCATCGCAGATTTCCGCGCGGGCAAATTCGTCATTATTGTGGATGACGAGAGCCGCGAAAATGAAGGTGATCTGGCTTTCGCAGCAGAGTTGATCACGCCAGACGCGATCAATTTCATGGCCCGTGAAGGACGGGGACTCATCTGTTGCGCAATGTCTGGCGAGATCATCGACCATTTCGCCCTGCCCCTGATGGTCGATCCAAAGGATAATCAATCAGGTTTTGGCACGCCTTTCACGGTTTCAGTGGAAGCTGCCACAGGAGTCACAACCGGCATTTCTGCACATGACCGGGCGCGCACCATCCAGGTACTGATGGACCCAATGAGCAAGAAAACAGATATTGTCATGCCAGGCCACATGTTCCCTCTGCGCGCGCGCGACGGCGGCGTTCTGGAGCGTGACGGCCAGACAGAAGCCAGCGTTGATCTGGCGAAGCTGGCTGGTTTGCGCCCTGGTGGCGTTATCTGTGAAGTGATGAATAATGACGGCACTATGGCGCGCCTGCCAGACCTTGAAGAATTTGGCGCGAAACACGGTATCAGGATTATTTCAGTTGAACAGATCCAACGCTGGCGACGGGAGACGGAAGCTGTATTCCGGGCCGCTGAATGAGAACCGAAGGATTGACCACCGCAATAGAAGGTGTGCATGACGGTGAAGGCCGCCGCATCGCCATCATCTTTACACGATGGAATGATGAAATCATCTCCGAGATGCGCACTGCCTGTCTTGATACCCTGAAAACCCAGGGTGTCACCAAAGAAAATATAGAAGAAATCATCATCCCCGGCGCTTTCGAGTTTCCCCTCACCTGCACATTGGCGGCGGAGAGCGAAAAATTTGATGCCGTTATTGCGTTGGGCTGCGTCATCCGTGGTGAGACGCCGCATTTTGACTATGTGGCTGGCGAAGCAGCACGCGGCATTACATCCGCCTCCTTAAGCGGCAACACACCTGTTATTTTTGGTGTGCTGACGGTCAATACCGAAGAACAGGCCTGGCAGCGGGCCGCCCGTGACAAGGATAACAAGGGCGCAGAGTTTGCCCTGGCAGCGCTGGAGATGGCGGCTGTAACCGAAAAATTGAAGAGAGTATAAACATGGCTGAAGGATCAATCATGAGTGAAGAAATGTTGAGACGCCCTGATCGCGCTGAAGCAGAAGCAGCAGTGCGCACTTTGCTTGCCTATATCGGTGATGACCCGGCCCGCGAAGGATTGATCGATACGCCCAAGCGTTTCGTCAAGGCGTATGACGACTGGTTTCAGGGGTATAATGAAGACCCTGAAGCCGTGCTGTCACGCACTTTCGAGGAACTTGAAGGATATGACGACATTGTTCTGATGAAGAACATTCGCGTGACCAGTCACTGCGAGCATCACGTCGCCCCCATTATCGGGACAGCGCATGTTGCTTACCTGCCGGACACCCGTGTGGTTGGAATTTCCAAGCTGGCCCGACTCGTCGATATTTATGGCAAGCGTCTGCAAAGCCAGGAAATTTTGACCAACCAGATCGCACAAACACTGGATCGTGTATTGAAACCGCGCGGTGTCGCTGTGCTGGTTGATGCAGAACATCAGTGCATCTCGACCCGTGGCATCAACAAGACTGGCGTTTCCTGCGTGACACGCTGTTTCACCGGGGCTTTCAGGGACGCCGCGATGGAAGACAGGTTCTTCAGACTGATTAAATAAAGTATGGAAAGGAACAAATGGGCAAAATTTACGAAGAAATAGATGAGCGCTGGGCGTCTTTCATCAAGGCCCAGAAAATGTTCTTTGTGGCAACAGCCCCGCTGGCTGCCGATGGCCATGTCAATGTTTCTCCCAAAGGGTATGACACCTTTTCCATCATAGATCCGCTGACCGTCGCTTATCTGGACATCGGCGGCTCCGGCATCGAAACGCTGTCTCATGTGCAGGAAAACAAACGGATCACACTCATGTTTTGCGCGCTGGAAGGCGCAGCGAAAATCCTGCGACTTTACGGCGAAGGCGAAGCCATCGACTTCAACCATCCTGAGTTCAACGACCTCATGAAATTGTTCCCTGCCCATGACAGAGCGCGAAACATCATATGTGTGCGTGTGACGCGCATTCAGGACTCCTGCGGCTGGGGTGTGCCATTCTACGAGTTCAAATCAGAACGCGACCAGTTGAAGCGCTACTACGCCGACAAATCTGCTGGTGACATCGAAGCAAAGTATTATGTATCGAACGCGGCAAGCATCGATGGCCTGCCGGGTATCGAAAAGCCGGAATAATCGCAGCAGACCTTGTACATTTCGTAATTTTGGGGCGGCACCAGACGTGGCCTAGTATAAGATGAATGAGATTATACGAGGGATCCCCATGACACGTTTTTCTGAGACACTGCGTTCGCGCAGCAGCCTGCTTGCAATCTCACTGGCCGCCTTGTCACTAGCAGCCTGTGGTAACAGCCCTTCAGCGGACAATTATCAAGAACCAGCTACGCCGGAAATGACTGATACTAGCAGCCAGCTTTCCGTGGCAGTAGAAAAATATGAACTGGAGAACGGCCTTGATGTTGTTCTGCATGTAGACAAATCTGACCCGGTGGTCGCAATCAATCTGGCCGTGCATGTCGGTTCGGCGCGTGAATTGCCAGGCCGCACAGGCTTTGCCCACCTTTTCGAGCACCTGCTTTTTCTGGACTCTGAAAATCTCGGCTATGGCGGCCTTGATGAAATGAATACCCGCATTGGCGGCGAAGGCACCAACGGCTTCACCACCAACGACATGACCCAGTATTTCCAGGCTGTCCCGGCAGATGCGCTTGAAAAAATCATCTGGGCAGAAGCCGACAAGCTCGGCTATTTCATCAATACAGTGACAGAAGATGTTATCATCAATGAAAAGCAGGTCGTAAAGAACGAAAAGCGTCAACGGGTCGATAACCAGCCATATGGCCATAATTTTTATGTCATTGGCAAAGCCATGTACCCTGAAGACCACCCTTATAACTGGCAGGTAATCGGCTCACTGGCAGACCTCGAGGCAGCAAGCCTTGAAGACGTACAGGCATTTTATCGCCGCTGGTATGTGCCCAATAACGTCACCGTCACCATCTCCGGTGATTTTGACCCGGCCGAAGCGAAGCGACTGGTTGAAAAGTATTTTGCTGAAATTCCGCGCGGAGAAGAGATTGAACGGCAAGAGCCCCGTGCAGCGCAGCTGGACGAAAATATTTCACTCTACCATGAAGACAGCTTTGCAACCGTTCCCCTGCTGACCATGGTCTGGCCAGGAGTCGAGCAGTTCCACCCGGATAGCTATCCGCTGGAGATTCTCGTTGCCTATCTGTCAGAGGGCAAGCGCGCACCCTTGAATGAAGTCCTCATTGATGAGGAAAAACTCACCTCGGATGTGAGCATGTTCAACAGCACGTCAGAACTTGCCGGTGAACTCTACCTCTTTATCAACTCGAATGCGGGGGAAGACCTCGACGGTCTTGTCCCGGCGCTGCAGCAGGGCCTGGCGCGCTTTGAAGAAAACGGCATTTCCCAGGAAGACCTGGATCGGATCAAGGCAGGTTTGGAAGTTGATTTTTACGACAACATCCAGAGTGCTCTGGGCAAGGCAATTCAGCTCGGTGAATATAATCTGTTTACGGGCGACCCTGGCTATATCAACGAGGATATCAGCCAGATGCTTGGCGTGACCACGGAAGATGTCATGCGCGTCTATAATACCTACATCAAGGACAAGCCATTTGTCGCGACCAGTTTCGTGCCTGAAGGTAAACTGAAACTGGCGCTGGAAGGCGCAACACAGGCTGAAGTGGTAGAAGAGAAAATCGTTCAGGGGGCGGAAACAGTTGCAGAGTTCGATCCCACGATCCGCAATTTCACTCCAACACCCTCCAGCTTTGACCGGACAGTGGAGCCGCCATTCGGGGAGCCTTACGACCTGAGCTCACCGGAAGTCTGGCGAGATACACTGGGCAACGGGATTGATGTTTACGGTATCGAGAATACTGAAACACCCCTTGTCTATTTCTCTCTGGCCATTGGTGCTGGTCGCGAACGCGGTGACCCGGCTAAGCCTGCGGTCGCCAATATGACCGCCGATATGCTTGAAAAAGGTACAGCCGGCAAAACGACAGCCGAACTGGAAGACGCGATTAACATGCTGGGCTCTTCCATTCGTATAAATGAAGGCAGCTATGGCACGTTCGTACAGGGCGAGACGCTCGCGCGGAATTTTGACGAGACTATCTCACTTGTTCAGGAAATGCTGCTCGAACCCCGCTGGGATGAAGAAGAATTCGAGTTGTTGAAACGCCAACGGATCAATGAACTGGAACAGGCCGCCGGCAGCCCGAATGCGATTGCTGCCCGCGAGTCAGCGCAACTGCTTTACCCTGACGATCATATGTTCAGTTATCGCCCCTATGGCACGATTGAAAAACTGGAAAAAGTCAGCCTGGAAGACCTCAAAGCCTTTTATGCAGCAAACTACACCCCCGCTGATGCCAGGCTTCAGGTGGTTGGTGATGTAACGTCTGCGGATGTTTCATCAGCCTTTGATGGGCTGGCCACACGCTGGACAAAACAAGGCCCGGCGGCCGTATCTCTGCCGTTGGCTGCGGAGATTACGGAATCGC from Parvularcula sp. IMCC14364 encodes the following:
- the ribH gene encoding 6,7-dimethyl-8-ribityllumazine synthase, with product MRTEGLTTAIEGVHDGEGRRIAIIFTRWNDEIISEMRTACLDTLKTQGVTKENIEEIIIPGAFEFPLTCTLAAESEKFDAVIALGCVIRGETPHFDYVAGEAARGITSASLSGNTPVIFGVLTVNTEEQAWQRAARDKDNKGAEFALAALEMAAVTEKLKRV
- the ribB gene encoding 3,4-dihydroxy-2-butanone-4-phosphate synthase, whose product is MPLANLEDAIADFRAGKFVIIVDDESRENEGDLAFAAELITPDAINFMAREGRGLICCAMSGEIIDHFALPLMVDPKDNQSGFGTPFTVSVEAATGVTTGISAHDRARTIQVLMDPMSKKTDIVMPGHMFPLRARDGGVLERDGQTEASVDLAKLAGLRPGGVICEVMNNDGTMARLPDLEEFGAKHGIRIISVEQIQRWRRETEAVFRAAE
- the ribE gene encoding riboflavin synthase, with product MFTGLIEEIGQIADISQTDGKYTLAISANTVLQDVAIGDSIAVNGVCLTVTRHTHELFTVDAVPETLARTNLGDLVTGGRVNLERSATPDTRLGGHYVQGHVDTTGVIDSFRQDSEAIWVTIKTDPAVMKYIVTKGYITIDGTSLTVVDVGPDWFNITLIPHTQEHITLPGKSAGDRVNLETDIIAKYVEKLLGTAMPIQAQGDHHAIS
- a CDS encoding pyridoxamine 5'-phosphate oxidase family protein, with translation MGKIYEEIDERWASFIKAQKMFFVATAPLAADGHVNVSPKGYDTFSIIDPLTVAYLDIGGSGIETLSHVQENKRITLMFCALEGAAKILRLYGEGEAIDFNHPEFNDLMKLFPAHDRARNIICVRVTRIQDSCGWGVPFYEFKSERDQLKRYYADKSAGDIEAKYYVSNAASIDGLPGIEKPE
- the folE gene encoding GTP cyclohydrolase I FolE; translated protein: MAEGSIMSEEMLRRPDRAEAEAAVRTLLAYIGDDPAREGLIDTPKRFVKAYDDWFQGYNEDPEAVLSRTFEELEGYDDIVLMKNIRVTSHCEHHVAPIIGTAHVAYLPDTRVVGISKLARLVDIYGKRLQSQEILTNQIAQTLDRVLKPRGVAVLVDAEHQCISTRGINKTGVSCVTRCFTGAFRDAAMEDRFFRLIK
- a CDS encoding pitrilysin family protein, whose product is MTRFSETLRSRSSLLAISLAALSLAACGNSPSADNYQEPATPEMTDTSSQLSVAVEKYELENGLDVVLHVDKSDPVVAINLAVHVGSARELPGRTGFAHLFEHLLFLDSENLGYGGLDEMNTRIGGEGTNGFTTNDMTQYFQAVPADALEKIIWAEADKLGYFINTVTEDVIINEKQVVKNEKRQRVDNQPYGHNFYVIGKAMYPEDHPYNWQVIGSLADLEAASLEDVQAFYRRWYVPNNVTVTISGDFDPAEAKRLVEKYFAEIPRGEEIERQEPRAAQLDENISLYHEDSFATVPLLTMVWPGVEQFHPDSYPLEILVAYLSEGKRAPLNEVLIDEEKLTSDVSMFNSTSELAGELYLFINSNAGEDLDGLVPALQQGLARFEENGISQEDLDRIKAGLEVDFYDNIQSALGKAIQLGEYNLFTGDPGYINEDISQMLGVTTEDVMRVYNTYIKDKPFVATSFVPEGKLKLALEGATQAEVVEEKIVQGAETVAEFDPTIRNFTPTPSSFDRTVEPPFGEPYDLSSPEVWRDTLGNGIDVYGIENTETPLVYFSLAIGAGRERGDPAKPAVANMTADMLEKGTAGKTTAELEDAINMLGSSIRINEGSYGTFVQGETLARNFDETISLVQEMLLEPRWDEEEFELLKRQRINELEQAAGSPNAIAARESAQLLYPDDHMFSYRPYGTIEKLEKVSLEDLKAFYAANYTPADARLQVVGDVTSADVSSAFDGLATRWTKQGPAAVSLPLAAEITESQIFFYDIPGAKQSVIIAARPSLAATDDDYPLAEAMNFLLGGIYTSELNTELRVNRGYTYGIRSGFSGAEDRGTFAVQTSVRSNVTKESIELIRDILASYGPEFTENDLEIMKGALLRGLALETETLGDKLGLLDDISTYGYPEDYLARNAERVDAMTLDDFKSLAQNYLRPDAMNWLVVGDAQTQAPRMEDVGFGAPVMLETDQ